The following coding sequences are from one Scomber scombrus chromosome 20, fScoSco1.1, whole genome shotgun sequence window:
- the zeb1b gene encoding zinc finger E-box-binding homeobox 1b, producing MADGPRCKRRKQANPRRNNVTNYNNVVVEAGSESDDEDKLHIVEEEGSLADGADCDSTLPDEEHPRERCWDRVKEDCASDGEDDSTDALVEEMLQQGDTAVIYPEAPEDEPQRHGTPDASIHDENGTPDSFSQLLTCPYCARGYKRYSSLKEHIKYRHEKTEECFSCPECSYTFAHRSQLERHMTAHKPGRDQRHITQSGGNRKFKCTECGKAFKYKHHLKEHLRIHSGEKPYECSNCKKRFSHSGSYSSHISSKKCISLISVNGKPRLANSKTQTQGPTPILPTSPSVLRTQIREKLEHSKPLQEQLPLNQIKSEPVDYEYKPTLMTSAAVAGMNGGVFNGAAAPLHGTVQAVVLPTVGLVSPISINLADLQNALKVAVDGNVIRQVLESNAKGQGQMNSGLTTGTLHPTQQQLISAISLPIVGQDGNAKIIINYSLDPNQGQLTAQNLKKEPEPISAAQLNEAYKSQKLPEDLTIRGTRPTETKEEEMTTKTCLLCDNCPGGLEALHALKHCKKDGLKLNGAGLDKSESAVAALLSEGGLCNQPKNLLSLLKAYFALNAEPTKDELAKISDSVSLPIHVVKKWFDKMQEGQISLGAPTPPSEEEDTCDANSVVSLVPGKDKATMGPSVTQNSPTEATPAEVNGSHSSPASPSPLNLTADGPVPAQPPQSTEGPLDLSLPKSDREEAERVLTKACVYPSLSSGSTNQDEPLNLTCTKKEASPLSAMGSRHIAMYASQPSANPLNILTTQLPTLVTIGEQGHMQCLRALTTNNKQTILIPQLAYTYTTTANSPAGTETHETIHLNGIKEEKLDTGSEGVSTLEEHNDSDSGPARKKMKKTDNGMYACDLCDKIFQKSSSLLRHKYEHTGKRPHECGICTKAFKHKHHLIEHMRLHSGEKPYQCDKCGKRFSHSGSYSQHMNHRYSYCKKETQSQGEGRESPEVDGEAQAELEALSQTLPLRLAPSQLDSDERGSSTREDEESEEYEEEEEEAAIDMDDIQVVQIGDEGGDEEEEEEERNEEEMETVAAEKTEIEEEEEADTRQEAEEEEEEVHGGDKEEEGEGEEEEEGVHGGDKEEEGEEEEVKVEGEEAMATEEGLTEEGRAEEEVTEESGGETNRNTVSEDEKQTQQEKGDTD from the exons TGACCAACTACAACAATGTGGTGGTGGAGGCCGGCTCGGAGTCAGATGACGAGGACAAGCTGCACATCGTGGAGGAGGAAGGCAGCCTGGCGGACGGGGCCGACTGCGACAGCACCCTACCAGACGAGGAGCACCCCAGGGAGCGTTGCTGGGACCGAG TGAAGGAGGACTGTGCGTCGGACGGTGAGGATGACAGCACAGACGCTTTGGTGGAGGAGATGCTCCAGCAAGGAGACACGGCCGTCATCTACCCAGAGGCCCCGGAGGACGAACCCCAACGCCACGGCACCCCCGACGCCAGCATCCATGACGAGAACG GAACCCCAGACTCCTTCTCTCAGCTGCTCACCTGTCCGTACTGCGCGCGCGGCTACAAGCGCTACAGCTCCCTGAAGGAGCACATCAAGTATCGGCACGAGAAGACAGAGGAATGCTTCAGCTGCCCCGAGTGCAGCTACACCTTTGCACACCGCTCTCAACTGGAGAGACACATGACAGCCCACAAACCCGGACGGGATCAG AGACACATCACACAGTCGGGAGGCAATCGCAAATTCAAGTGCACTGAATGTGGCAAAGCATTTAAATACAAGCACCATCTGAAGGAGCACCTACGCATCCACAGCG GAGAGAAACCCTACGAGTGCTCCAACTGCAAGAAACGGTTCTCCCACTCGGGCTCGTACAGCTCCCACATCAGCAGTAAGAAGTGCATCAGCCTCATCTCAGTCAACGGCAAACCACGCTTGGCCAACAGCAAAACCCAGACCCAGGGTCCAACACCAATCCTCCCCACGTCACCCTCTGTCCTCCGCACCCAGATCAGGGAGAAGCTGGAGCACAGCAAGCCCCTACAGGAGCAGCTGCCCCTCAATCAGATCAAGAGCGAGCCCGTGGACTACGAGTACAAGCCGACACTGATGACGTCTGCGGCTGTGGCTGGCATGAACGGCGGGGTTTTCAACGGCGCTGCAGCTCCCCTGCATGGCACAGTGCAGGCTGTGGTCCTGCCCACTGTGGGTCTGGTGTCGCCAATCAGCATCAACCTAGCAGACCTGCAGAACGCTCTCAAAGTGGCGGTGGACGGTAACGTCATTCGCCAGGTGCTGGAAAGCAACGCCAAAGGCCAGGGGCAGATGAACTCTGGGTTAACCACTGGAACGCTCCACCCAACGCAGCAGCAACTCATCTCAGCCATCAGTCTGCCTATTGTGGGTCAGGATGGAAATGCAAAAATCATTATAAACTACAGCTTGGACCCCAACCAGGGCCAGCTCACAGCCCAAAACCTGAAGAAAGAGCCTGAGCCCATCTCAGCAGCTCAGCTCAATGAGGCCTACAAGTCTCAGAAACTCCCAGAAGATCTTACCATCAGGGGCACCAGGCCCACTGAGACTAAAGAAGAGGAAATGACCACTAAAACTTGTCTCCTGTGTGATAACTGTCCCGGTGGGCTGGAAGCACTCCATGCCCTCAAGCACTGCAAGAAGGATGGTCTCAAGCTGAACGGAGCAGGCCTGGATAAGTCTGAGTCTGCTGTTGCTGCCCTGCTGTCAGAGGGAGGACTTTGCAACCAGCCCAAGAACCTCTTGTCCCTGCTCAAGGCTTACTTTGCCTTGAACGCTGAGCCCACTAAGGATGAGCTGGCCAAGATCTCAGACTCTGTCAGCCTGCCAATCCATGTGGTCAAGAAGTGGTTTGACAAAATGCAGGAAGGTCAGATATCACTAGGTGCCCCAACACCTCCTTCAGAGGAAGAGGACACCTGTGATGCTAACAGTGTGGTGTCTCTGGTCCCAGGGAAGGACAAGGCCACTATGGGTCCTTCTGTGACCCAGAACAGCCCCACAGAAGCAACCCCGGCCGAGGTCAACGGCTCCCACAGCTCCCCTGCCTCCCCCTCGCCACTAAACCTGACAGCTGACGGTCCCGTCCCAGCCCAGCCCCCCCAGAGCACTGAGGGACCCCTAGACTTGTCGCTGCCAAAGTCCgacagagaggaagcagagagagtgtTGACTAAAGCCTGTGTTTACCCCTCCCTTTCCTCTGGCTCTACCAATCAGGATGAACCTCTGAATCTAACTTGCACAAAGAAAGAGGCATCGCCACTCTCAGCCATGGGCAGCCGCCATATTGCAATGTACGCCAGCCAGCCAAGTGCCAACCCCCTCAACATATTGACCACTCAGCTCCCCACTCTGGTGACTATCGGCGAACAGGGCCACATGCAATGCCTAAGGGCCCTAACCACCAACAACAAACAGACTATCCTGATCCCTCAGCTGGCTTACACTTATACCACTACAGCTAACAGCCCTGCTGGGACAGAGACACATGAAACCATCCACCTCAACGGCATAAAG GAGGAGAAGCTTGACACAGGCTCAGAAGGCGTGTCCACTTTAGAGGAGCACAACGACTCCGACTCGGGCCCCGcgaggaagaagatgaagaagacgGACAACGGCATGTACGCCTGCGACCTGTGCGACAAGATCTTCCAGAAGAGCAGCTCGCTGCTCAGACACAAATACGAACACACAG GGAAGAGACCTCACGAGTGCGGCATCTGCACCAAGGccttcaaacacaaacaccactTGATCGAACACATGCGACTCCACTCGGGGGAGAAGCCGTACCAGTGCGACAAGTGCGGCAAGCGCTTCTCCCATTCGGGCTCCTACTCCCAGCACATGAACCACCGCTACTCCTACTGCAAGAAGGAGACGCAGAGCCAAGGAGAGGGCAGGGAGAGTCCCGAGGTGGACGGCGAGGCCCAGGCCGAGCTGGAGGCCTTGAGCCAGACGCTGCCTCTGCGCCTGGCTCCGTCCCAGCTGGACTCGGACGAGCGAGGGAGCAGCACCAGAGAGGACGAGGAGAGCGAGGAgtacgaggaggaggaggaagaggccgCAATTGACATGGATGACATCCAGGTGGTGCAGATAGGAGATGAAGgaggggatgaggaggaggaggaagaagagaggaatgaggaggagatggagactGTAGCGGCGGAGAAGACagagatagaggaggaagaggaggctgaCACAAGgcaggaggcggaggaggaggaggaggaggtgcacgGGGGTgataaagaggaggagggggagggggaggaggaggaggagggggtgcaCGGGGGTgataaagaggaagagggggaggaggaggaagtcaAGGTGGAAGGTGAAGAGGCGATGGCTACAGAAGAAGGGTTGACAGAAGagggaagagcagaggaggaggtcaCGGAGGAGAGCGGAGGCGAAACAAACAGGAACACGGTCTCTGAAGACGAGAAGCAGACGCAGCAGGAGAAAGGAGATACTGACTAA